A single region of the Streptomyces sp. NBC_00425 genome encodes:
- a CDS encoding WXG100 family type VII secretion target: protein MTDSWVGGDIGGLRTMAETYKNAKDKLDDVITPVSRAVEALVGDAAWKGEAAETFRATWSEDALTAGAFANLVHDAGDILSDLADALTACETALQNAEHVATGKGVRMAAKGVPQAIVTANPPSAEDQKTIAAMGEYDTVRQEVLHTAQHARLVAADKLRGLYAQVTAPASTGDKITVADYLRGLYAYDAEDARAGGAKARTRIDDAKAEERAAKKELRAERKAYQKAGRALPEDLPAKGAYRDAVMKVDSIEEAMARADHGSTKLPYDRALNVKLADAADALRAGKSLEKLPDFLKEIPVLDVAAAGACGILEASDDHDKGWSWQKSVAVDGGANVAGLVAGTAVTAGVVAALPFEVPVAAVAVGGGLVVIGATGIIDHSFHEHWSEDIHDRGVVGGVLHGTGDVLSETGHDYARLAKDVWHGVTSIF from the coding sequence ATGACCGACAGCTGGGTGGGCGGCGACATCGGCGGACTGCGCACAATGGCCGAGACGTACAAGAACGCCAAGGACAAGCTCGACGACGTCATCACCCCCGTCAGCCGCGCGGTCGAGGCCCTGGTGGGCGACGCCGCCTGGAAGGGCGAGGCGGCCGAGACCTTCCGCGCCACCTGGAGCGAGGACGCCCTGACGGCCGGGGCCTTCGCCAACCTCGTCCACGACGCGGGGGACATCCTCTCCGACCTCGCCGACGCCCTGACCGCCTGTGAGACGGCCCTGCAGAACGCCGAACACGTGGCGACCGGCAAGGGCGTACGCATGGCCGCGAAGGGCGTCCCCCAGGCCATCGTCACCGCGAACCCCCCGAGCGCGGAGGACCAGAAGACGATCGCCGCGATGGGCGAGTACGACACGGTGCGCCAGGAGGTGCTGCACACGGCGCAGCACGCCCGGTTGGTGGCGGCGGACAAGCTGCGGGGGCTGTACGCCCAGGTGACCGCGCCTGCGTCCACCGGTGACAAGATCACCGTCGCGGACTACCTGCGTGGGCTGTACGCCTACGACGCCGAGGACGCCCGGGCCGGCGGAGCGAAGGCCCGCACCAGGATCGACGACGCGAAGGCCGAAGAGCGCGCCGCCAAGAAGGAACTCCGTGCGGAGCGCAAGGCCTACCAGAAGGCGGGTCGTGCCCTGCCCGAGGACCTTCCGGCCAAGGGCGCGTACCGCGACGCGGTCATGAAGGTGGACTCGATCGAGGAAGCCATGGCCCGCGCCGACCACGGCAGCACCAAACTGCCGTACGACCGGGCACTCAACGTCAAGCTGGCCGACGCGGCGGACGCGCTCCGCGCAGGCAAGAGCCTGGAGAAGCTGCCGGACTTCCTGAAGGAGATCCCGGTCCTGGACGTCGCCGCGGCAGGCGCCTGCGGAATCCTCGAAGCCTCCGACGACCACGACAAGGGCTGGTCCTGGCAGAAGTCGGTCGCCGTCGACGGAGGCGCGAACGTCGCCGGTCTGGTGGCCGGTACGGCTGTCACGGCGGGTGTTGTCGCCGCCTTGCCCTTCGAGGTACCCGTCGCCGCTGTCGCCGTGGGCGGGGGCCTGGTGGTGATCGGTGCCACGGGCATCATCGACCATTCCTTCCACGAGCACTGGAGCGAGGACATCCACGACCGCGGCGTGGTCGGCGGCGTGCTGCACGGCACCGGGGACGTCCTGTCGGAGACGGGACACGACTACGCGCGACTCGCGAAGGATGTGTGGCATGGCGTCACGAGCATTTTCTGA
- a CDS encoding DUF6317 family protein, with the protein MPPDFKAVLGDLTAMSRTFHDEAVNYRKLHADVAPPLAGGGDAGLDHALKEVADLIVALHIGFADRLDDHGDKVTYARDSFRRHDIDVHGLFEDLMTEDG; encoded by the coding sequence ATGCCGCCCGACTTCAAGGCCGTCCTCGGCGACCTCACCGCGATGTCCAGGACCTTCCACGACGAGGCCGTCAACTACCGCAAGCTGCACGCCGACGTCGCCCCGCCCTTGGCCGGCGGCGGCGACGCCGGCCTGGACCACGCGCTCAAAGAGGTCGCCGACCTCATCGTCGCCCTGCACATCGGCTTCGCCGACCGCCTCGACGACCACGGCGACAAGGTGACGTACGCCCGCGACTCCTTCCGACGACACGACATCGACGTCCACGGACTGTTCGAGGACCTGATGACGGAGGACGGCTGA
- the mycP gene encoding type VII secretion-associated serine protease mycosin: MSPRTTTDRPATRTLRTTLATAALLATATVLAPPAAAAPAAGKLPYSDQCAFPNGDYPGRPWSLQRVLLDELWSRSKGKGVRVAVIDTGVDVKNPQLARAVDVKAGRNLLPKNLKDEDGDPIERGNENGTTDTVGHGTKVAGIIAARPLDGTGFVGLAPEATIIPIQQNDAEGHGDTKSLAQAIRYAAQAGAGVINISQDTSNALKPSPDLEKAIDEALARKIVVVASAGNDGLGGNVKETYPASYEGVLAVAASDRNNERASFSQSGDFVGVAAPGVDMISTVPQGGHCSDNGTSFSAPYVAGVAALLKARHPDWTAREIVAQIEQTAERTIAGHDRLVGWGVVDPVRALTEDDRPIESPRPEGGLGKAEAPSPAKFQIGETPDERNTRLATYVTVAAAVLVAGLTGTAVAIRDARRRSRRLAGAE, encoded by the coding sequence ATGTCGCCGCGCACGACGACCGACCGGCCGGCGACGCGGACTCTGCGGACGACGCTCGCGACGGCCGCCCTCCTCGCGACCGCCACCGTCCTCGCGCCCCCTGCGGCGGCCGCGCCGGCGGCGGGCAAGCTGCCCTACTCCGACCAGTGCGCGTTCCCCAACGGCGACTACCCCGGCCGCCCCTGGTCCCTGCAGCGGGTCCTGCTGGACGAACTGTGGAGCCGCTCCAAGGGCAAGGGCGTCCGGGTGGCCGTCATCGACACGGGCGTGGACGTCAAGAACCCGCAGCTCGCCCGCGCGGTGGACGTGAAGGCCGGCCGCAACCTCCTGCCGAAGAACCTCAAGGACGAGGACGGCGACCCGATCGAGCGCGGCAACGAGAACGGCACGACGGACACCGTCGGCCACGGCACCAAGGTCGCCGGCATCATCGCGGCCCGCCCCCTCGACGGCACCGGCTTCGTGGGCCTGGCCCCCGAGGCCACGATCATCCCGATCCAGCAGAACGACGCGGAGGGGCACGGAGACACCAAGTCCCTCGCCCAGGCGATCCGGTACGCCGCCCAGGCCGGGGCCGGCGTCATCAACATCTCGCAGGACACCTCCAACGCGCTGAAGCCGTCCCCCGACCTGGAGAAGGCGATCGACGAGGCGCTGGCCCGCAAGATCGTCGTCGTGGCGTCGGCGGGCAACGACGGCCTCGGCGGCAACGTCAAGGAGACCTACCCCGCCTCCTACGAGGGCGTCCTCGCCGTGGCCGCCTCGGACCGCAACAACGAGCGGGCCTCCTTCTCCCAGTCCGGCGACTTCGTCGGCGTCGCGGCCCCCGGCGTCGACATGATCTCCACGGTGCCCCAGGGCGGCCACTGCTCCGACAACGGGACGAGCTTCTCCGCGCCGTACGTGGCGGGCGTGGCCGCGCTGCTCAAGGCGCGGCACCCGGACTGGACCGCACGCGAGATCGTCGCCCAGATCGAGCAGACCGCGGAGCGCACCATCGCGGGCCACGACCGCCTGGTCGGCTGGGGCGTCGTCGACCCGGTACGCGCCCTGACGGAGGACGACCGCCCCATCGAGTCGCCGCGCCCCGAAGGCGGCCTGGGCAAGGCCGAGGCCCCGTCCCCCGCCAAGTTCCAGATCGGCGAGACCCCCGACGAACGCAACACCCGCCTCGCCACCTACGTCACCGTCGCCGCGGCCGTCCTCGTAGCCGGCCTCACCGGCACAGCGGTGGCCATCCGAGACGCCCGCCGACGATCCCGCAGGCTCGCGGGGGCGGAGTAG
- the eccB gene encoding type VII secretion protein EccB — translation MASRRDQLNAYTFAKRRMLAAFLQSSPDGSEEGAPRPLRGILPGIVVGVIVMAVFGAWGMFKPTAPKGWDEPNAKVIVASKSTTRYVVLRTGKEVQLHPVLNMASAKLLLEEGQGDVVTVSESVLDSGKVPHGVTVGIPYAPDRLPSASEAGTSKRWAVCERPGAGGGASVQKAALVLASREKEATEGSERLHGGQLLYVAGPDGKRFVVDAAGTAYPVGGGDELLLRAVVGSGREPQRVSAEWLATLHQGDPIAFPDVPGQPGSAAGAPGQLGEDENKIGMVLKASDNHKDQYYVVLQGRVAPVSAFVAQLLLFSKELAPLGQAGHAREMSPGAIVPGGPFGTEHRWPAGSPVPVNEASSAAGSRSTICTVLRGVNAGSGATTLSTWAGDDFPAKLPTGSSSAYVTPGSGQLYRQFQGEETKAGPVFLVTDTGLRYVLQSNGDSATDDAGIGTTPEQREKQQQEAKQAQTLLGYKDVDPAPIPAAWSEFLPTGPRLSTAAARQPQGS, via the coding sequence ATGGCATCTCGGCGGGACCAGCTCAACGCCTACACCTTCGCGAAGCGCAGGATGCTCGCGGCCTTCCTCCAGTCGTCGCCCGACGGCTCGGAGGAGGGGGCGCCGCGTCCGCTGCGCGGAATCCTGCCCGGCATCGTGGTCGGGGTGATCGTCATGGCCGTCTTCGGGGCGTGGGGCATGTTCAAGCCGACCGCCCCCAAGGGCTGGGACGAGCCCAACGCCAAGGTGATCGTCGCGAGCAAGTCGACCACCCGCTATGTCGTCCTGCGGACCGGCAAGGAGGTCCAGCTGCACCCGGTCCTCAACATGGCCTCCGCGAAACTGCTCCTCGAGGAGGGGCAGGGCGACGTCGTGACGGTCTCTGAGTCCGTCCTCGACAGCGGCAAGGTTCCGCACGGCGTGACCGTCGGCATCCCGTACGCCCCCGACCGGCTGCCTTCGGCGTCCGAGGCGGGCACCTCCAAGCGCTGGGCGGTCTGCGAGCGCCCGGGGGCGGGAGGCGGGGCCTCGGTCCAGAAGGCCGCGCTGGTGCTGGCGTCCCGTGAGAAGGAGGCCACCGAGGGCTCGGAGCGGCTGCACGGCGGCCAACTGCTCTACGTGGCGGGCCCGGACGGCAAGCGCTTCGTCGTGGACGCGGCCGGCACGGCGTATCCGGTGGGCGGCGGCGACGAGTTGCTGCTGCGCGCGGTGGTCGGCTCCGGCCGGGAGCCGCAGCGGGTCTCCGCGGAATGGCTGGCGACCCTGCACCAGGGCGACCCGATCGCCTTCCCGGACGTCCCCGGACAGCCCGGCTCCGCGGCCGGCGCGCCCGGCCAGCTGGGCGAGGACGAGAACAAGATCGGCATGGTGCTCAAGGCGTCCGACAACCACAAGGACCAGTACTACGTGGTGTTGCAGGGCCGGGTCGCTCCCGTGTCCGCGTTCGTCGCCCAGCTGCTGCTGTTCAGCAAGGAACTCGCCCCGCTGGGGCAGGCCGGTCACGCCCGCGAGATGAGCCCCGGCGCGATCGTGCCGGGCGGCCCGTTCGGCACTGAGCACCGCTGGCCGGCGGGGAGTCCCGTGCCGGTCAACGAGGCGTCGTCGGCCGCCGGGAGCCGCAGCACGATCTGCACCGTCCTGCGGGGTGTGAACGCAGGGTCGGGCGCCACGACCCTGAGCACCTGGGCCGGCGACGACTTCCCGGCCAAGCTGCCCACGGGCTCCTCCAGCGCCTACGTCACCCCCGGCTCCGGCCAGCTCTACCGCCAGTTCCAGGGCGAGGAGACCAAGGCCGGGCCGGTCTTCCTCGTCACCGACACGGGACTGCGCTACGTCCTGCAGTCCAACGGCGACAGCGCGACGGACGACGCGGGCATCGGCACCACCCCCGAGCAGCGCGAGAAGCAGCAGCAGGAGGCCAAGCAGGCCCAGACCCTGCTGGGTTACAAGGACGTCGACCCGGCGCCGATCCCGGCCGCCTGGTCGGAGTTCCTTCCCACCGGCCCCCGCCTGTCGACGGCGGCGGCCCGCCAGCCCCAGGGCTCGTGA
- the eccE gene encoding type VII secretion protein EccE, which translates to MASGTGVRSAGRSRNRGSAPTGPQPPERGRNPSASGAPHLRARTAQGGAFRLQRLVLLEIAAAAVVVGWVAGPMALIAAGVVAVALVVLAFARRRGRSLPEWLATARALKARRRRADRVGIPAGTEPGFGPAVECDPGLRTYTYGGRDRRPVGLVGDGTFVTAVLQVQADATALRAERDRQPLPLALVADALEVDGIVLESAQIVLHTQPAPALHLPRQSVAVANYAPLQEQTGAPAVRITWIALKLDPELCPEAVAVRGGGLTGAQKCVVRAADHLASRLTGAGFRATVLDEEELTAAVATSACANPLVTAEAGRTGQLERRTEETGRSWRCDNRRHTTYWLRRWPALGGAGPSLPQFVALVTAVPALATTFSVTLARGDRQEISLSGHIRVTGRSDDELVAARRAVQGAARHTGAGLARLDREQVPGMLATLPLGGAR; encoded by the coding sequence ATGGCTTCGGGAACGGGCGTGCGCTCCGCCGGCCGGTCGCGGAACCGGGGCTCCGCGCCCACCGGTCCGCAGCCGCCCGAGCGGGGCCGGAACCCCTCGGCGTCCGGGGCGCCGCACCTCAGGGCGCGCACCGCGCAAGGCGGGGCATTCCGGTTGCAACGCCTCGTCCTGCTGGAGATCGCGGCTGCGGCGGTGGTCGTCGGCTGGGTGGCCGGGCCCATGGCGCTGATCGCGGCGGGGGTCGTCGCCGTGGCGCTGGTGGTCCTCGCCTTCGCCCGTCGCCGCGGCCGCTCGCTGCCGGAATGGCTGGCCACCGCACGGGCGTTGAAGGCCCGTCGACGCCGGGCCGACCGGGTCGGGATACCGGCCGGGACGGAACCGGGGTTCGGACCGGCCGTGGAGTGCGACCCCGGCCTGCGCACCTACACGTACGGCGGACGCGACCGGCGGCCGGTCGGACTCGTCGGGGACGGCACGTTCGTCACCGCCGTCCTGCAGGTGCAGGCGGACGCGACCGCGTTGCGGGCCGAGCGGGACCGGCAGCCGCTGCCCCTCGCACTGGTGGCGGACGCCCTCGAAGTCGACGGCATCGTCCTGGAGTCCGCGCAGATCGTGCTGCACACCCAGCCGGCGCCCGCCCTGCACCTGCCCCGGCAGTCGGTGGCGGTGGCCAACTACGCGCCGTTGCAGGAGCAGACCGGGGCGCCGGCGGTGCGGATCACCTGGATCGCGCTGAAACTGGATCCGGAGCTGTGCCCGGAGGCCGTCGCGGTCCGCGGGGGCGGCCTGACCGGCGCTCAGAAATGCGTCGTGCGGGCGGCGGACCATCTCGCGAGCCGGCTGACCGGCGCCGGGTTCCGGGCGACCGTCCTCGACGAGGAGGAGCTGACCGCCGCCGTCGCCACGTCGGCCTGCGCCAACCCGCTGGTCACGGCGGAGGCCGGCCGGACGGGGCAGCTGGAGCGGCGGACCGAGGAGACCGGCCGGAGCTGGCGGTGCGACAACCGCCGCCACACCACGTACTGGTTGCGCCGCTGGCCCGCGCTCGGCGGCGCCGGCCCCTCGCTGCCGCAGTTCGTCGCCCTGGTCACCGCCGTTCCCGCGCTCGCCACCACGTTCAGTGTCACGCTCGCGCGCGGTGACCGGCAGGAGATATCCCTTTCGGGGCACATCCGGGTGACCGGGCGCAGCGACGACGAACTCGTGGCGGCCCGGCGCGCGGTGCAGGGCGCGGCCCGGCACACCGGCGCGGGGCTCGCCCGCCTCGACCGGGAACAGGTGCCCGGCATGCTCGCGACGCTGCCCCTCGGAGGAGCTCGATGA
- a CDS encoding SCO5717 family growth-regulating ATPase — protein MRVLDQPGGTVSSDRDGIRGGWATPGDDQPDAESAVEATGEFTIDYAPPAWYTQNAGGGSASGATPAPGATPAPGVPAAPPAQPAPGAPGGPGGPVTPPAPGMPYVAGVAAPPPPGAPTAPAAPAGPTGPVAPGGPVAPGGPVNSAVPMNPVGQVAPAGPVNPAVPPAATFAAEPAPGPGVPPGGGFEPQARPKPPGQAQPQAHFQPQSQGQPGAPWGAAGAGADAVAEEGDAGNGDLESGATMRFSSAALRRDIAEHAATVQAEHEKPAETDDAPAASPSAAENEAPVDATNPVDAGAAPVEPIRTDEPAESPEPYTETSPEVSPVSEGAETSAATDASGPVPAVAADAGGDTSADAEAPAAAQPEPEAEAEADAAAEADAAAGAQPSTEPAPAPAPAPAPEGIDPGTGPQAQPDGPEADGGQEPTPDSAAAVGATAPEAAAEPQGSVAQNDAPAPQQAVPAVPAAWTPPPAPHGELPPLPPSYEPAAPAAAAQWPAQPQPADAAAQAPAGWNPAAQQPAPAGPQPGYGFPHPPTPQAPQPQAQAPAPQQPQAPQPGYGFPPPGVAPAPNRPGVPGGYGFPQHNAGPAMPPAAPAHAPVPGPQPAPSATQPPVAPGGYGFPQHNADPAAPHAAAAPQPHPYPTPPAAPGGYGFPQPQVASQAPQAQAGFPQPGTPQFGDGQPPAAGGQDFPPAGPQDFPQPPAPQAPGGPGLPGPQPTPAPQPPPPAAPGAPGAPGAYGFPQPPAQQTPQAPPHAEQPQAPQPPQQPVDPRAGAAWPQPIQHDQRQPVNPGAAPLGYTAAVELSSDRLLNNKKQKAKSGRPTAASSRFKLGGKKEEAERQRKLELIRTPVLSCYRIAVISLKGGVGKTTTTTALGATLATERQDKILAIDANPDAGTLGRRVRRETGATIRDLVQAIPYLNSYMDIRRFTSQAPSGLEIIANDVDPAVSTAFNDEDYRRAIEVLGNQYPIILTDSGTGLLYSAMRGVLDLADQLIIISTPSVDGASSASTTLDWLSAHGYAELVSRSLTVISGVRETGKMIKVDDIVSHFETRCRGVVVVPFDEHLAAGAEVDLDMMRPKVREAYFNLTALVAEDFIRHQQRQGLWTNDGNPPPVAAPPMPGQPMPGQPMPGQPMPGQPYPSQAGYPYPPQAPQPGQPYPHQGLPQGQPPAQPYPQQPGQPYPPQQQPHPGQELYGQPQHQQPQPQPGYPPAGYGYPQQPEQSEQPQYPQAPDAPQPPQQ, from the coding sequence ATGAGGGTGCTCGACCAACCAGGAGGAACTGTGAGCAGCGATCGGGACGGCATCCGCGGGGGCTGGGCCACACCCGGCGATGACCAGCCCGACGCGGAATCCGCCGTCGAGGCGACGGGCGAGTTCACCATCGACTACGCGCCGCCGGCTTGGTACACGCAGAACGCGGGCGGCGGTTCGGCATCGGGTGCGACGCCCGCACCGGGGGCGACGCCCGCGCCGGGCGTGCCTGCCGCTCCTCCTGCGCAGCCGGCGCCCGGCGCCCCGGGCGGTCCCGGAGGCCCGGTCACGCCGCCTGCTCCGGGGATGCCGTACGTGGCGGGCGTTGCCGCGCCTCCGCCGCCCGGCGCGCCGACGGCCCCTGCTGCGCCGGCCGGTCCCACAGGTCCGGTGGCGCCCGGCGGTCCGGTGGCTCCGGGCGGTCCAGTGAATTCTGCCGTCCCCATGAATCCTGTCGGCCAGGTGGCTCCTGCCGGTCCTGTGAATCCTGCCGTGCCTCCTGCCGCGACCTTCGCCGCGGAACCGGCACCCGGGCCCGGCGTTCCGCCGGGCGGCGGTTTCGAGCCGCAGGCCCGACCGAAACCCCCGGGCCAGGCCCAGCCCCAGGCCCATTTTCAGCCGCAGTCCCAGGGACAGCCGGGAGCGCCTTGGGGCGCTGCGGGCGCGGGCGCCGACGCGGTCGCCGAGGAGGGCGACGCCGGCAACGGCGACCTCGAGAGCGGTGCCACCATGCGCTTCTCCTCAGCCGCTCTCCGTCGTGACATCGCGGAACACGCCGCCACAGTGCAGGCGGAACACGAGAAGCCCGCGGAGACGGACGACGCCCCCGCTGCCTCTCCCTCGGCCGCCGAGAACGAAGCGCCCGTCGACGCCACGAATCCCGTCGATGCCGGCGCGGCGCCCGTGGAGCCCATCCGGACCGACGAACCGGCGGAGTCCCCCGAGCCGTACACGGAGACGTCCCCGGAGGTCTCCCCGGTGTCCGAGGGCGCTGAGACATCCGCCGCCACGGATGCGTCGGGCCCCGTTCCTGCCGTGGCCGCCGACGCGGGCGGTGACACCTCCGCCGACGCGGAAGCCCCTGCGGCCGCGCAGCCGGAGCCCGAGGCCGAGGCCGAGGCGGACGCCGCGGCCGAGGCGGACGCCGCGGCCGGAGCCCAGCCTTCGACCGAGCCCGCGCCCGCGCCCGCGCCCGCGCCCGCGCCCGAGGGAATCGATCCCGGAACCGGACCCCAGGCCCAGCCCGACGGCCCGGAAGCCGATGGCGGGCAGGAGCCGACGCCCGACAGCGCCGCCGCCGTCGGGGCCACCGCCCCGGAAGCCGCGGCCGAGCCGCAGGGCAGCGTTGCTCAGAACGACGCTCCCGCTCCCCAGCAGGCCGTTCCCGCCGTCCCTGCCGCCTGGACTCCCCCGCCGGCACCTCACGGCGAACTGCCGCCGCTGCCGCCGTCGTACGAGCCCGCGGCGCCCGCGGCCGCGGCCCAGTGGCCGGCACAGCCGCAGCCCGCCGACGCCGCGGCCCAGGCGCCGGCCGGCTGGAACCCGGCGGCCCAGCAGCCCGCTCCGGCGGGACCGCAGCCCGGTTACGGCTTCCCTCACCCCCCGACTCCCCAGGCCCCGCAGCCCCAGGCTCAGGCCCCGGCCCCGCAGCAGCCCCAAGCCCCGCAGCCGGGTTACGGCTTTCCGCCGCCCGGCGTCGCCCCTGCCCCGAACCGGCCCGGCGTCCCCGGCGGTTACGGCTTCCCGCAGCACAACGCCGGCCCCGCGATGCCTCCCGCCGCTCCCGCTCACGCTCCGGTTCCGGGCCCCCAGCCGGCGCCCTCGGCCACCCAGCCGCCCGTGGCACCCGGCGGTTACGGCTTCCCGCAGCACAACGCGGACCCGGCGGCGCCTCACGCCGCAGCCGCACCGCAGCCGCACCCGTACCCGACGCCGCCCGCCGCCCCTGGCGGCTACGGCTTCCCGCAGCCGCAGGTCGCCTCCCAGGCCCCCCAGGCGCAGGCCGGATTCCCGCAGCCCGGGACTCCGCAGTTCGGCGACGGCCAGCCCCCGGCAGCAGGTGGTCAGGACTTCCCGCCGGCGGGGCCGCAGGACTTCCCCCAACCGCCCGCGCCCCAGGCCCCCGGCGGTCCTGGCCTCCCCGGACCGCAGCCGACCCCGGCGCCTCAGCCGCCCCCGCCTGCCGCGCCAGGCGCACCCGGAGCGCCCGGTGCCTACGGCTTCCCCCAGCCGCCCGCGCAGCAGACCCCGCAGGCTCCGCCGCACGCCGAGCAGCCGCAGGCCCCGCAGCCTCCCCAGCAGCCGGTGGACCCCCGGGCCGGGGCCGCCTGGCCGCAGCCGATCCAGCACGACCAGCGGCAACCGGTCAACCCCGGTGCCGCGCCGCTGGGTTACACGGCCGCCGTGGAGCTGTCGTCCGACCGACTGCTCAACAACAAGAAGCAGAAGGCGAAGAGCGGCCGGCCGACCGCCGCGTCCTCCCGCTTCAAGCTCGGCGGCAAGAAGGAGGAGGCGGAGCGGCAGCGCAAGCTGGAGCTGATCCGCACGCCGGTGCTGTCGTGCTACCGGATCGCCGTCATCAGCCTCAAGGGCGGCGTGGGCAAGACCACGACCACCACCGCGCTCGGCGCCACCCTGGCCACCGAACGCCAGGACAAGATCCTGGCGATCGACGCCAACCCGGACGCCGGCACGCTCGGCCGAAGGGTGCGTCGGGAGACCGGGGCGACGATCCGGGACCTCGTCCAGGCGATCCCGTACCTCAACTCGTACATGGACATCCGGCGGTTCACCTCGCAGGCGCCGTCCGGCCTGGAGATCATCGCCAACGACGTCGACCCGGCGGTGTCCACGGCCTTCAACGACGAGGACTACCGGCGCGCGATCGAGGTGCTGGGCAACCAGTACCCGATCATCCTCACCGACTCCGGCACCGGTCTGCTCTACAGCGCGATGCGCGGCGTGCTCGACCTCGCCGACCAGCTCATCATCATCTCCACACCGTCCGTGGACGGCGCGAGCAGCGCCAGCACGACGCTGGACTGGCTGTCCGCGCACGGGTACGCCGAGCTCGTCTCGCGGTCCCTCACCGTGATCTCCGGGGTGCGCGAGACCGGCAAGATGATCAAGGTGGACGACATCGTGTCGCACTTCGAGACCCGTTGCCGCGGTGTCGTCGTGGTGCCGTTCGACGAGCACCTCGCCGCGGGCGCGGAGGTGGACCTCGACATGATGCGGCCGAAGGTGCGCGAGGCCTACTTCAACCTCACGGCGTTGGTCGCGGAGGACTTCATCCGCCACCAGCAGCGTCAGGGACTGTGGACCAACGACGGCAACCCGCCCCCGGTGGCCGCCCCGCCCATGCCCGGACAGCCGATGCCCGGACAGCCGATGCCGGGGCAGCCCATGCCGGGGCAGCCCTATCCGTCCCAGGCGGGCTATCCCTATCCGCCGCAGGCGCCCCAGCCCGGTCAGCCATACCCGCACCAGGGTCTGCCCCAGGGGCAACCGCCGGCCCAGCCGTACCCGCAGCAGCCGGGGCAGCCGTATCCGCCGCAGCAGCAACCGCACCCGGGTCAGGAGCTCTACGGCCAGCCGCAACACCAGCAGCCGCAGCCGCAGCCCGGGTATCCCCCGGCCGGTTACGGCTACCCGCAGCAGCCGGAGCAGTCCGAGCAGCCGCAGTACCCCCAGGCTCCCGACGCGCCTCAGCCGCCACAGCAGTAG
- a CDS encoding bifunctional riboflavin kinase/FAD synthetase, with the protein MQRWRGLADIPEDWGRSVVTIGSYDGVHRGHQLIIRHAVDRARELGVPAVVVTFDPHPSEVVRPGSHPPLLAPHHRRAELMADLGVDALLILPFTTEFSKLSPADFVVKVLVDRLHAKAVVEGPNFRFGHKAAGNVEFLIEQGKVYDFEVEVVDLYVRGEAGGGEPFSSTLTRRLVAEGDLAGAAEILGRPHRVEGVVVRGAQRGRELGFPTANVETLPHTAIPADGVYAGWLHVAGEAMPAAISVGTNPQFDGTERTVEAYAIDRVGLDLYGLHVAVDFLAFVRGQAKFDSLDGLLEQMAEDVKRCRELVAAQAQGQ; encoded by the coding sequence GTGCAGCGCTGGCGTGGCTTGGCAGACATCCCCGAGGACTGGGGACGCAGCGTCGTCACCATCGGCTCCTACGACGGTGTCCACCGGGGACACCAGCTGATCATCCGGCACGCCGTGGACCGGGCCCGCGAGCTGGGCGTTCCGGCCGTCGTCGTCACCTTCGACCCGCACCCCAGCGAGGTCGTCCGTCCCGGCAGCCACCCGCCCCTGCTCGCCCCGCACCACCGCCGTGCCGAGCTGATGGCCGACCTGGGGGTCGACGCGCTTCTCATCCTGCCGTTCACCACCGAGTTCTCGAAGCTCTCACCTGCTGATTTCGTCGTGAAGGTGCTGGTCGACAGGCTGCACGCCAAGGCGGTCGTCGAGGGACCGAACTTCCGCTTCGGCCACAAGGCGGCGGGCAACGTCGAGTTCCTCATCGAGCAGGGCAAGGTGTACGACTTCGAGGTGGAGGTCGTCGACCTGTACGTGCGCGGCGAGGCCGGCGGCGGCGAACCGTTCTCCTCGACCCTGACCCGGCGTCTGGTCGCCGAGGGCGACCTCGCGGGCGCGGCGGAGATCCTCGGCCGTCCGCACCGGGTGGAGGGCGTCGTGGTGCGCGGGGCCCAGCGCGGGCGCGAGCTCGGCTTCCCGACCGCCAACGTCGAGACCCTGCCCCACACGGCGATCCCGGCGGACGGTGTCTACGCGGGCTGGCTGCACGTGGCAGGCGAGGCGATGCCGGCCGCGATCTCCGTCGGCACCAACCCACAGTTCGACGGCACCGAACGCACGGTGGAGGCGTACGCCATCGACCGCGTCGGCCTCGACCTCTACGGTCTGCACGTCGCCGTCGACTTCCTGGCATTCGTGCGCGGCCAGGCGAAGTTCGACTCCCTGGACGGGCTGTTGGAGCAGATGGCGGAGGACGTGAAGCGCTGCCGGGAACTGGTGGCGGCGCAGGCGCAGGGGCAGTAG